In Rutidosis leptorrhynchoides isolate AG116_Rl617_1_P2 chromosome 6, CSIRO_AGI_Rlap_v1, whole genome shotgun sequence, the DNA window actacattctatggttgaattatcgaaatcgaatatgccccctttttattaagtctggtaatctaagaattagggaacaaacaccctaattgacgcgaatcctaaagatagatctattgggcctaacaaaccccatccaaagtaccggatgctttagtacttcaaaatttatatcatatccgaagggtgtcccggaatgatggggatattcttatatatgcatcttgttaatgtcggttaccaggtgttcaccatatgaatgatttttatctctatgtatgggatgtgtattgaaatatgaaatcttgtggtctattgttacgatttgatatatataggttaaacctataactcaccaacatttttgttgacgtttaaagcatgtttattctcaggtgaatactaagagcttccgttgttgcatactaaaataaggacaagatttggagtccatgtttgtatgatattgtgtaaaaactgcattcaagaaactgatttcaatgtaacatatttgtattgtaaaccattatgtaatggtcgtgtgtaaacaggatattttagattatcattatttgataatctacgtaaagctttttaaacctttatttatgaaataaaggttatggtttgttttaaaaatgaatgcagtctttgaaaaacgtctcatatagaggtcaaaatctcgcaacgaaatcaattaatatggaacgtttttaatcaataagaacgggacatttcactttcagCCTTCTTTACTTTGATTCCCAAAGTTGCTTCCCCGTTGTGCTTCAAAGACTATAGTCCTATCTCACTTATTGGCGTTCAATACAAGATAATCACCAAAATCTTGGCTAATCGTATGGTCAAAGTTATTGGGAAAATTATATGTAAAGAACAATCGGCTTACATAGCGGGAAGAAAAATTTTGGATGGGCCTTTCGTTTTAAACGAAACCATGGAATGGTATAAAGATGCAAACAAAAATTGATGATTCTTAAAGTAGACTTTGAGAAAGCTTTCGATACGGTAAGTTGGAGTTTTCTTGATCACATGCTTGACACCTTGGGATTCGGTTCAAATTGGCGGAAGTGGGTGTCAATGTTCTTACAATCGGCTCGCACTTCAATTCTGATCAACGGCAGCCCAACTGGTGAATTTGAGCTTCATCGGGGGCTCTGCCAAGGCGACCCGTTGAGCCCTTTTCTTTTTTTGGTAGTTATGGAGGGGCTACATTTAATGCTTTTAGATTACACGTCGCTAAACTTAATCAAAGGTGCATCGATTGGTTATCAAAACATCGAAGTCTCACATCTTCTTTATGCAGATGATGCGATAGTGATTTCGGAATGGGATAAAGCTTCGTTGGATCGTATAATATAGGTATTTAACAACTTCTATTCTTATTCGGGTCTGAAAATCAACGTAAACAAATCAAACTTGTATGGCCTAGGTGTACCTGACTCTGAGATTGACGATTACTCAAGGGATATCGGTTGCTTGCGTGGCTCGTTTCCCTTCAAATATCTCGGTTTACCAATGGGCGTTAGCATGAACCGTAAATCTAATTGGAAGGTGTTGGTTAACAAATTCTCCAAGAGACTTCCTACTTGGAAAGCCACTCTACTTTCTAGTGGCGAGCGCTTAACATTAGTCAAGGCGGTTCTTGGAAGCCTTGGCACTTATATTTTATCATTATTCAAGTGTCCGGAAGCCATCATTTTCGAACTTGAAAGCATACGCTAAAAGTTTTTCTGGGGAGCTTCGGATGGTAAGCGCAAGCTACATTGGGTTAGCTGGGATCAAACACTATCCGCTCACGATGACGGGGGTTTAAACATTGGTAGTCTCCGCGCGTTTAACCACGCTCTCATGCTCAAATGGATATGGCGTTATGTTAACAATCCTTATGCAAATTGGGCTCAAATCGTCACCTCTGTGCATGGAATCGGGGCAACAAGATTGCAAGTTGGCGGATAGATTTGTTAATGGATCGTGGAGTTGGTCTTGGACTCGTGATATTGGGCCGAGAAACTGCAGGTTGCTGTTAGATATGATCGATGTTATGGGCCTGTTACAACAACACTCTCGTGACTCATGGCAATGGGAGCTGTCGACAGATGGTCTATACTCCGTAAGCAATACTTGTAGTCATCTAGACAAGTCTCGCATCACACAGCATCACTTGTGCACCAGATGGTGCAAACTTGTCCCTCGTAAAATAAATATCTTCATTTGGAGAGTGGCCCTCAATCGCCGCCCAACAAGGCTTAACTTAGCGAGAAGGGGCATCGTTATTCAGAGCAACAATTTTGGTATTTGCAATGGTCCAGCGGAGTCACTCGATCACATTCTTTTTTATTGTAATGTTGCGGTCGACTTATGGCGCAAGCTACGGATTTGGTCTGACATCAACATTCATGTTTGCTCATCGTGGGAAACATGGATTGCATGGTTTAACTCCTGGCAGGCGGATAAGGAGGCAAAAGAACGTATGTACGTCATCGTCACCACTTTACTTTGGACCACATGGCGTTTTCGAAATTCCTTGGTTTTTGATGACTATCCCCCGAAGATGTGTTCATTGTTCGATAGCATTCAACGCTAGTCTTTTAATTGGTTTTGTAATAGAGGCAAATTTAACATTTCTTGGACCGAATGGCTCTTAAAGCCATTGTAATTCGGCCGCTTATTTTGTTTCTTGTAACTGTTGTTTTGGTTCCTCTAGCTTCTTGCTAGAGTGCCTCTTTTTCTTATAAAAGTTCTattgctgttcaaaaaaaaaaaaaaaattaaaaattaaaaattagccAAATAACATATGGATTACACATTTACATAATTAAGTCACAATCAGCATCAAATTTCAATCAAAACATTTGTAATTAACCAAATAACATATTACACATTTATACTTGTCATAATCTATTTTTAATTGTAGATGCACCAAATTAAGCTCTATTAACGACAATGATTTTACATTCTTGATGTTGATTTTGTTATGTCGAgtcatatttattttttataacacTACTTATTTAAATTTATCTATATCATCGATTGAAAAAAACAGATTCTACTGTTCAGGAATTCATTATAGTGTAACAACAAAAACCCAAGAAGAACATATGATAGTGCAATATTCCATTTCTGAGTGGCGATTCGGTGCTTTGTTAGATGAAGCTTGAATGAAAGCAACTCGAGGAGTAGCGACGAAGGTCTTGGTTCTCAACACTCTTTTACAAAGCCAAACTTGTAAACCGAGTTTTACAGCACGCGAAGCTACTAGGTCGAAGTCAACGAAGTAACACCAAAAAAATGAGACTATATATGGTGACACACACTGCAACCACCAAAAGAAGGCACTTGTTTAATCCATGTCACCTTCCATAATCACCAAAAGGCTTCGGACACCTTCCTTGTCATAATTCAAATAGTTGCCCAACTAACAACCCACCCACCCAATACCACTTTTTAAATATGTCAACACTCAACACTAGTACAGATTACCACATCAACTCaacttaaaaaataaaaaaataaaaaaacatagTGGATATACTTAGTATGCAAGACTGCTGACTAAATTATTAACACGTTTTTTTAGTTTGTCTGATGCGATAATTTCTTTAGCTGTTGACATAAGCAACATGGCAACTTCTGTTTCGTTCATGGAAAAAGAAGACTATGATCCCATGGTTGCAAAATTCGGTACTCGCGGGTACTTGGTCGGACGTTTTAGGGAGTACTCGCCACTCGGTACTCGGAGGTTGaccacttgaccaactttgactttgaccaactttgaccaaaatTTTGACTGATTTTCCGAGTGATCTCgagttttgaccaactttgaccaattttgaccaaaAAATTGACCGATTTCCCGAGTGATCTCGAGTTTTGACCCATTTTGActgagtactccccgagttgcaaAAACCGAGTAGTCCCTgagtaattccgagttctgcaacCCTGGGTCAACTAACCGAGCTGGCCAAGGAGGAAAAAAAGAAAATAGGCAGCCACCCAGATTGGGAAAACAATAATTTGATTACATACACAGATTTATGAAAATCTTTTCCCACCATGAAAGAAAAAGGCCATGACAAGACTTTCAATAATTCACACACAAGTAAAGCCAGAATTGCACAGCAAAAAATCTTGATATGGCCCAACAAAATCAAAACTATCTCAGTTTCTAAAAAGGCAACATCAATTCAATAAAAGCATAAAAATTTAAAGCTTTCAGACGAAACCCTATTCGGGTCAATAAAACATGAATGAAATTCGTTAAATATATAGAATACGATAAACCTTGCGGCTACAGCTTGGTTTTATTCAAGAAACCAATCTAAACTGCTAATAAAAGATCGGCTATGAGACTTCACCTATCATTTCACACAATACATAATTAACATTACTAAACTAGAAACCACAATCTACCATAAATTACCATAATGCCCCTCCTCAAGTCAACATAAGATCGTTGCCAACAAGATGAGGGCGAAGACACACACGTACCTCATGTTCTTCAGGACCTTCTCGAAACTTTGGGACCAAAATCTCAAGCACTGTTCCAGGCCCATCATAATACGCTTCTATATTCGCATCTTCGGGAATGCGAGTCGAAAGTGCAATTTCTCTGACGAATTCTCCGGGCGGGCAGTGTTCCATACATGTGTCCGTAAGTTTAAACGTGCGGTCCCGCCTTTTAACGAACGGCATTCGAGATACACTTACGCAAGATACCTTAACGATTCCATGTGTAAGTGTGTTGCGCCATGAAACTTTAACCTTTTGAAGATCTACAAACGGCAAGCTTATAACAATCAAGTACCCTTGTTCATCTTCGTATATTGTTTTTGCACATGTCACGGGCCCACAAGCGTTCCTTACAACCCCGCTGACATCACTCAACCAAAACGGCTCGTATGGATTCGTTTCCAAATTAGGTAATCGATACGACAAAGGACGGTTAACCGTCAAACATATTTCTTCATCATTTCCATTTGGGAACAAATCTTTTCTTTTCTTGTTGACAATCGGTGAAGATAGGTCAATCCCGTTTGCATCTCCATTGGTGGCATTTGACAAATTTAACCCCGACCCATTAAGCAACTTTTTAGATTGAGAACTCGCGTTACTGTTCTTTATCGTTGGTAGCCTCTCGAGTTCGAATTCGGTATTTGGAAGATTTCTCCATGAGCTGAAATCGCTAGCTTCGGGCGGGATCAAGAAATTAAGATCCCGACCCGTGAGTTCTTTCCATCTTTTAAGTTCACCTTCATCGAGGACCGAAAGATTAGGTGACGAAACAACCTCGATACCATGAACACATTGGGGATTCGAGAGCCCTCTATAATGCTTGCGTTGCATCCTATGAGATCGAACAAACCCCTTATCAACACTAAAAGGAAAAGGACGTTCTCCTTGTCGTGAATGCCCGTTCATGTAACTCCGTAACTGCATCTTACCGAGTGCATTTTCGGGTCGTTCTTTAAACACCCACATGTACATGTTTTCCATATCATGTTGAACCATGAAAACATCAAGATGAAGATCCGATTTATCAAACCCCAACACCCCGTTACCGTCTCTTACTATCTTCACTTTAGATTTCTCGTTTAAAACCGGCCTAAAATAGAAACTAAAGAAAAGCCACGCGCCCCATATGCTATCCACTCTTTTCGCACATTTTCTCCCAACTTTTGGGACATTAAGGAAGCTCTCGGTTTCATACGACACTAGCCCGACCCCATCATCAAGAACTTCACACGGATCTTGATTCCATGATTGGGGTGGGGAGCTTCGATCGGCTGACAAGGGCAAATTGATATCAGGAGGACGCGTTAGGTTAATTTGGTGACTCATATCGAGGTCTAAATCATCATGAGAAGACGAAGCACTTGAATCCATTGACAAAAGAGTTGAAAGATGGTGATTATGATTTAACATTAAAAGACTTGTGAAAAGAGAATCACCCATCTCACGAAATCACACTTCGAAGAGCTACCAGTTGAGACCGTGTGCTCGAATTCTTCATCACAAGGCTCATTTACAT includes these proteins:
- the LOC139852176 gene encoding uncharacterized protein, whose protein sequence is MGDSLFTSLLMLNHNHHLSTLLSMDSSASSSHDDLDLDMSHQINLTRPPDINLPLSADRSSPPQSWNQDPCEVLDDGVGLVSYETESFLNVPKVGRKCAKRVDSIWGAWLFFSFYFRPVLNEKSKVKIVRDGNGVLGFDKSDLHLDVFMVQHDMENMYMWVFKERPENALGKMQLRSYMNGHSRQGERPFPFSVDKGFVRSHRMQRKHYRGLSNPQCVHGIEVVSSPNLSVLDEGELKRWKELTGRDLNFLIPPEASDFSSWRNLPNTEFELERLPTIKNSNASSQSKKLLNGSGLNLSNATNGDANGIDLSSPIVNKKRKDLFPNGNDEEICLTVNRPLSYRLPNLETNPYEPFWLSDVSGVVRNACGPVTCAKTIYEDEQGYLIVISLPFVDLQKVKVSWRNTLTHGIVKVSCVSVSRMPFVKRRDRTFKLTDTCMEHCPPGEFVREIALSTRIPEDANIEAYYDGPGTVLEILVPKFREGPEEHEVRVCLRPHLVGNDLMLT